The Mauremys mutica isolate MM-2020 ecotype Southern chromosome 1, ASM2049712v1, whole genome shotgun sequence genome has a segment encoding these proteins:
- the NYX gene encoding nyctalopin, translated as MFVVILNVILCIPHIHAVWACVRSCPANCVCTQERSCSVLCDRAGLLQIPSDFPCEASSINLDKNSIKFVSERAFGTLPSLKSLSLQHNNISFITPGAFKGLPRLTELKMAHNEYIRYLHTRTFTALKRLVRLDLADCNLFNIPDRIFIELPALQELLCFQNNFRRIPGAIRGMENLTHVYLERNKIEAVAYNSLQGLTRLKYLNLQDNRINVIHDQAFQDCQKMEYLYLNDNLLNDLPENSFDGLRHLKMLNLGGNFLRNVSNTWFRDLVELEVLYLDRNRVNYIEEGAFENLTSLVSLHLNSNNLTTLPFSIFQPVYFLGRLYLFRNPWECDCRLEWLKEWMENYRLVRDIPCVSPSSVAGIDLADVLFDRSPEGYCLDPVELNVTSYSPTPTEEPHSTTESKFSSLISKLLLQEGLPEEVANTTEALTNTTLLDRLGDEVSSGVGEYAISCSFHLLALITAQAAMVLQSK; from the exons ATGTTTGTCGTCATTTTAAATG TCATTCTTTGTATCCCCCACATCCATGCTGTGTGGGCCTGCGTACGTTCCTGCCCTGCCAACTGTGTGTGCACGCAGGAGCGGAGCTGTTCCGTCCTGTGTGACCGTGCTGGCCTTCTGCAGATCCCCAGTGACTTCCCCTGTGAAGCCTCTTCTATCAACCTGGATAAAAACAGTATTAAATTCGTTTCAGAGAGGGCCTTTGGGACCCTGCCTTCTCTCAAATCTCTCTCACTCCAGCACAACAACATCTCCTTCATCACTCCCGGGGCTTTCAAAGGGCTACCCAGGTTGACTGAGCTTAAAATGGCTCACAACGAATACATCCGCTACCTGCACACTCGCACTTTTACTGCCCTCAAAAGGCTTGTCAGACTAGACCTAGCTGACTGCAACCTTTTCAATATCCCAGACAGGATTTTCATAGAGCTCCCTGCCCTTCAGGAGCTCTTGTGCTTTCAGAACAATTTCCGAAGGATCCCTGGGGCCATACGAGGCATGGAGAATTTGACCCATGTTTACTTGGAGCGAAACAAGATAGAAGCTGTAGCCTATAATTCTCTGCAGGGCCTGACCAGGCTGAAGTATCTTAACCTCCAAGACAACAGAATAAATGTCATTCATGACCAAGCCTTTCAAGATTGTCAGAAAATGGAGTATCTCTACCTGAATGACAACTTACTCAATGACCTCCCAGAAAACTCCTTTGATGGGCTGAGGCACCTGAAAATGCTCAATCTTGGTGGGAACTTTCTCAGGAACGTGTCCAACACCTGGTTCCGGGACCTAGTTGAATTGGAGGTTCTGTACTTGGACCGAAACAGGGTCAACTACATTGAAGAAGGGGCGTTTGAAAACCTAACCAGCCTGGTCTCTTTGCATTTGAACAGTAACAACCTAACCACCCTACCTTTTTCTATCTTCCAGCCAGTCTATTTCCTGGGAAGGCTCTATCTTTTCCGGAACCCCTGGGAGTGTGACTGCAGGCTCGAATGGCTGAAAGAGTGGATGGAGAATTACAGACTTGTCAGGGATATTCCTTGTGTCTCCCCCTCCTCAGTAGCTGGTATTGACTTGGCGGATGTGCTGTTCGACAGATCACCTGAAGGTTATTGTCTTGACCCAGTGGAGTTAAACGTCACGTCCTACAGCCCAACCCCGACTGAAGAGCCTCACTCCACCACAGAGAGCAAGTTCAGCAGCCTTATCTCCAAGCTCCTGCTCCAAGAGGGCCTTCCCGAGGAGGTGGCAAACACCACTGAAGCATTAACCAACACCACCCTGTTGGACAGGCTAGGTGATGAGGTTTCCTCAGGGGTGGGGGAATATGCTATCTCCTGCTCTTTCCACCTTCTGGCACTCATTACAGCTCAAGCAGCGATGGTTCTGCAGAGTAAATAA